In one window of Arachis ipaensis cultivar K30076 chromosome B06, Araip1.1, whole genome shotgun sequence DNA:
- the LOC107646565 gene encoding protein FAR1-RELATED SEQUENCE 5-like, whose translation MATLIQDNWFVIKQEKDIGSTLKGTIGKGSIGQLLVSIARLGFVSFVTIGRGGYDKVGFTSKDLHNHISKTRRGQVKDDDAFAALAYLLSKADNDPLFLGKFTLKDGKLDNLVWVDRAIVVDCECFGDVLAFDTTYKKNVYNKPLVIFSGTNHHGQTTIFGCALLSDERSKTFKWALKKFLEIMSDKLFGGVMTNRDPL comes from the exons ATGGCAACATTAATACAAGATAATTGGTTTGTAATAAAGCAAGAGAAAGACATTGGAAGCACCTTAAAAGGGACAATCGGCAAGGGGAGCATAGGGCAATTACTCGTGTCAATTGCAAGGCTAGGATTCGTTTCATTCGTCACTATAGGACGG GGTGGATATGATAAAGTTGGTTTTACCAGCAAAGACCTACATAACCACATTAGTAAGACTAGGCGTGGCCAAGTGAAAGACGATGATGCTTTTGCTGCGTTGGCTTATCTGTTGTCCAAAGCAGACAATGACCCATTATTTCTAGGAAAGTTCACCTTAAAAGATGGTAAGTTAGATAATTTGGTGTGGGTTGATAGAGCAATCGTTGTTGATTGCGAATGTTTTGGCGATGTACTGGCTTTTGACACCACTTACAAGAAAAATGTCTACAACAAGCCCTTAGTCATATTTTCAGGGACCAACCACCATGGTCAAACAACTATCTTTGGATGCGCCTTGCTTTCGGATGAAAGGTCAAAAACTTTCAAGTGGGCACTGAAGAAATTTTTGGAAATCATGTCAGACAAACTATTTGGAGGCGTTATGACAAACAGGGACCCGCTATGA